The Vibrio toranzoniae sequence AACGCTTGCTTGAGGTCATCAATCAAATCTTCTGCATCTTCAAGGCCAACAGAAAGACGCAGTAACTGTTGCGAAACCCCCGCTTCTGCTAATGCTTCTTCACCCATGGCACGGTGAGTCATCGACGCAGGGTGACAAATCAAGCTTTCCACACCGCCTAGTGATTCCGCCAAAGAAAATAACTCTAACTTATCGACAAAATATTTAAGTGCTTCAAAAGAGCCCGAAAACTCAAAGCTCAGCATTGAGCCAAAGCCCGATTGCTGCTTCTTCGCGATATCATGCCCCGGATGCTTAGAAAGGCTTGGGTGGTAAATAGTGCCCACCAGATCTTGTTGTTGCAGAGAAGCCAGGATTTCACGTGAACTCTCTTCGTGAACTCGCATACGCGCACCTAGCGTACGAATGCCACGTAGAGTCATGTAGCTATCAAATGGTGTGCCGGTCGCACCAATACAGTTTCCCCACCATGCTAGTTCTTCAGCGTGCTCTTCTGTTTTTGTAACTATAACGCCACCAATAACGTCCGAGTGTCCGTTGATGTACTTAGTGGTAGAGTGAATAACAAAGTCAGCTCCCAGCTCTAAAGGCTTTTGGAATACAGGCGTCAAAAACGTGTTGTCGACAGCAACCATAGCGCCCACTTCTTTCGCTTTACGACAAGTTTCTGCAATATCAACCACGCGAACCAATGGATTCGATGGTGTTTCGATTAAGATCAACTTTGGCTTAAGCGCGATCGCCGCGTCCAGTGCCGATTGATCCGATTGATCAACAAACAGAACTTTGAAGTCACCTTTTAGCGAGCGTGTATTGAATAGACGATAAGTACCGCCGTAGCAGTCGTGTGGTGCGATAATAAGATCATCGCCGCCTAAGAAAGCAGAAACCCATAAGTTTAGCGCCGAGGTACCACAGTTGGTGACAACCGCGCCTTTGCCCGATTCAAGCTCAAACAGTGCCGTCTCTAATAAACCTCGATTGGGGTTACCTGAACGAGTGTAATCGTACTTTGGCACTTCACCAAAAGCGGGAAACCCATAATTAGTCGAAAGGTAAATAGGTGGGACAACGGCATGGTGTTGCGTGTCTGACTCGATACCAGTACGTACTGCAATTGTTGCTGGCTTCCGGCTGCTCATAGGTGCTTCCTTACAAGTTTTGCGTCTGAGAATCACAGCTGCTTGTCGGCATTTTTCGGCTGTGTTAGATATATGTAATTCACTTTACTTTCATAAACGTGAGACGTCAACACTTCTAGACGTCCGTATGTCTTTGCTTATGGCAGTAAATCCCGCTAAAATCACCACTATTAATTTATTCTAACAACTAAAGTGATGAAGGTACGCAATGGCCGAC is a genomic window containing:
- a CDS encoding O-succinylhomoserine (thiol)-lyase; protein product: MSSRKPATIAVRTGIESDTQHHAVVPPIYLSTNYGFPAFGEVPKYDYTRSGNPNRGLLETALFELESGKGAVVTNCGTSALNLWVSAFLGGDDLIIAPHDCYGGTYRLFNTRSLKGDFKVLFVDQSDQSALDAAIALKPKLILIETPSNPLVRVVDIAETCRKAKEVGAMVAVDNTFLTPVFQKPLELGADFVIHSTTKYINGHSDVIGGVIVTKTEEHAEELAWWGNCIGATGTPFDSYMTLRGIRTLGARMRVHEESSREILASLQQQDLVGTIYHPSLSKHPGHDIAKKQQSGFGSMLSFEFSGSFEALKYFVDKLELFSLAESLGGVESLICHPASMTHRAMGEEALAEAGVSQQLLRLSVGLEDAEDLIDDLKQAFEKTQHFIVEGEG